AGGGCGTTTGGCAACATCTACACCCGCCTAATGAACCCCACCACGGATGTGTTGGAGCAGCGACTGGCCGCTCTGCATGGGGGCACGGGTGCGGTTGCCACCAGTTCGGGTCAGGCAGCGATTTTTTATGCGATCGCGGCGATTACCTCCGCCGGTCAAAACATCATCAGCACGACGAATCTCTACGGCGGCACAATCAACCTCTTCCGCCACACCCTCAAACGCTTCGGAATTGAGGTGCGCTTTGTCGATAGCAGTGATGCCAGCAATGTTGCGGCAGCGATCGATGAAAACACGCGCTTGGTCTACACCGAGTCGATCGGCAACCCCAAAGGCAATGTCGATGACTTTGAAGCGATCGCGGCGATCGCCCATGAAGCCGGTATCCCCTTCATTGTCGATAACACCGTCACGCCGCCGCCTCTCTTTAATCCCCTAGAACATGGAGCAGATATCGTCGTCCTGTCCCTGACTAAACTGGCGGGCGGCCATGGCACTTCCCTCGGCGGTCTTGTCCTCGAAAAAGGCGATTTCCCTTGGAATAACGGTAAGTTTCCCGAAATTGCAGGCCCCGACCCGAGCTACCACGGCGTGAATTTCTGGGATGCCTTTGGTAACCATCCGGGAGCCGTTGCCCCTGGCCTAGCCTACGTTCTCAAAATTCGGACTGGACTGCTGCGCGACACCGGCGCTACCCTCTCGCCCTTCAATGCCCAGCAAGTTTTGCTAGGGGTCGAAACCCTGCCCCTACGAGCTGAGCGCCACGTTCGCAATGCGCAAGCAGTGGCGGAATGGCTGGAGCAGCATCCCCTCGTGACTTGGGTGAACTATCCGGGACTCCCCAGCCATCCCGACTACGATCGCGCGCAACGTTATCTCCCCAACGGCGCGGGCGCAATCTTGGGCTTTGGTGTCCAAGGCGGACTGGAGGCTGGTAAGCGCTTTATCTCGGCGGTCAAACTCGCCTCCAATTTGGCCAACGTCTTGGATGCCAAAACCTTGGTCATTCATCCCGCTTCCACAACCCACCAACAGCTTTCGCCCGAGGAACAAGCGGCCGCAGGCGTGAGCCCTGACTTTGTGCGGCTCTCAGTTGGGCTAGAACATTTGGATGACATTTTGGCCGATCTCGACCAAGCCCTGCAGGCTTCGCAAGTCGCCTAGGTTGTTCTGTTCTGGGCTTGCGATCGCAGGCCCACCCAGTGTTTTGCTATGCCGATCATCATTCCGCAGGATTTACCGGCTCGTCGGATTTTGGACGCGGAACACGTCTTCACCTTGGGGGATGCTGATGCCCGGCGACAGGACATCCGAGCCTTGCAGGTGGTGGTGCTCAACCTGATGCCGACCAAAGTCACGACCGAGACTCAGATTGCGCGTGTCCTCGCAAACACGCCGCTGCAAGTCGAGCTGACACTCATTCACACCGCCAGCTACCAACCGACTCACACAGATCCCGAACATCTCCGCAACTTCTATCGCACCTTCGATCAAATCCGCGATCGCAGCTTCGATGGCTTGATTGTGACGGGTGCGCCGGTGGAAACCCTGCCTTGGCAAGCCGTAGATTACTGGTCGGAATTAACGACGATTCTGGATTGGAGTCGCGAGGCTGTGAGATCAAGCTTGTTCATTTGCTGGGGTGCACAAGCGGCGCTGCAGCACTTCCACGGCATTGAGAAACGCACCTTACCGGCCAAACGATTTGGCGTCTTTTGGCATCATCTCCGCGATCGCAGTTCCCCTTTAGTGCGCGGCCATGATGATGATTTCCTCGTGCCGGTCAGTCGTCACACAGAAGTCATCACAGAAGAAGTCGTGGCTCAGCCGCAGCTACAAGTGTTAGCTGAAAGCGATGAAGCAGGTCTGCATCTCCTCTGGGATGCTGCCCAACATCGAACCTATCTGTTCAACCATCCCGAATATGATGCTGACACGCTCGATCGCGAATATCGGCGCGATCGCGACAAAGGCCTCCCGATCAATCTGCCGCTGAACTATTACCCCAACGACGATCCTAATCAGACTCCCCGTGTGCGTTGGCGCAGCCATGCCCAATTGCTTTACACCAACTGGCTCAACTATGAGGTCTATCAGCCGCTGTCCTGCTAATCCCAGCTGAGCAATCGGTCTCTTACTGGCATTGAGCCAGTACCGATGAGGATGGACGACTGTCAGGTTTACCTATGCTTTCAGCCCCCCAAGAGACTGCTTTTTTGGTGAGTCGTTAGGGTGTGACGGATGTTGGCTGTTGATCCAGCGGCCAGTCTTGAACAGGCAAGTTAAGTGTTTGCAGCTGCGGTAAGAGAGCGGCACGATCGCCTATCACCAGAATCGGCATCTGATCTAGTTGAATCCAGCGCTGGGCTACTGCCTGCACATCGGCAGGGGTCACTTTCAGCAGTGCGTCTCGATAGCGCCAGAGAAAGTCTTCGGGATATTGGAAAAATTCGGTACGCAGGAGCCGCCCCAAGGTTTGGTCGGGAGATTGGAAGTTGAAAACAAAGCTATTGAGCAGGCGATCGCGGATTTGCTGCAGTTCAGCCTCACTGATGGGCTGCGATCGCACGGTGGCTAACTCAGCCCGGAGCGCTTGAATCAAGGCTGCGGTCGTGGATTCTGCAGTTTGGCCTCCTGCCACAAACAGACCCGGACGCTCAAAATTAGGCTGACCGCTGCCATAGACGCTGTAGGCAAGGCCGAGCCGCGATCGGATTTGGTTGGAGAGCCGTCCCGAGAAGCCATTGAGCAGTTCATTGAGCACTGTCAGGGCGGCATAGTCAGGATCGTCGAGGCGTCCGCCAAGGCTTGCCATCTGAACAGTACTTTGGCTGAGCTGTGGCTGGTCGATGAGATAGATAGCTGTGGCGGGTGGCGTTAGCGGCTCGGTTGGCAGGTCAGCAATCGTAGAGGTCTGAGAGGGTTGCCATTGCCCCCAAGTCGCTTGCAGGGTTTGACAGAGTGGCGCCGCTTGGAAATCCCCCACGATTCCCAACCAGAAGCGATCAGGACGGTAATAGCGTTGGTGAAAAGCGACTAAATCCTCCCGCCGTACCCGCTGCAGATCAGCAGCTGTTAGGCTCCGAGCTAAAGCATCGCTAGGTCCATAGATCAACTTGGGCAGTTCTCGACTGGCGATCGCGTCGGGACGATCGTTTTGTCGGGCCAAGACCGCTAAGCTGCGATCGCGGAGCTGCTGGAGGCGATCACTGGGAAAAGCCGGATCGGTCAGCAGCTCAAACAGGCGATCGAGCACAAAGGCAAGGTCAGGACTAAAGCTGCGAAAGCTGAGGCTAGCGACAGTAACGCCGGGACTGGATTCAAGGCTGGCAGCCCGTTCTTCGAGCTCTTGGTCGAGCCGATCGATGGGGTATGCCCGACTGCTGCCCTGACGAAGCATCGCCGCCGTGAAGTCAGCGGTTCCCCAGCGATCAGCTGAATCCAGACGGGAACCTGCATCCACTAACAGGCGGCCACTGACCAAAGGCAAGCTGCGATCTTCAAGCAGATACACCCGCAGGCCGTTATCTAAGCGGCAGCGATCGATGTTGGGTTGTTGCAGATTAGTCGCTGCGATCGCATGGGCAGGACTCTGGAGCCAGCAGAGCAGAAGTGCAATCCCAAGCAGGAGCCAGCGGCGGATCACGATGCGGCTCCTAACAGTTGCCCCACCAACTGGCGATCGCGCTGGAAGAGACGGCGAGCTGCTCGCTGCAAGTCTTCGGGGGTTAACTGCTCCAGTGCTTCCAGATCGCGGAAGAGTTGCCGCCAATCACCCGCCTCGGCCTGATATTCAGCTAGCTGCTGAGCCATGCCTGCATTAGACTCCAAGCCCTCCAGTAAATCCATCCGCAGTTGATTGCGAACGCGATCGAGTTCCGCTTGAGTCAGGGGTTGCTGCCGGAGCTGTTCCACCATAGCGGTGATAGCTTGAACAACTGTTTGCGGCTCAACACCCGGTCGTGGTGAAGCGGAGATGACAAATAGACTGGGCAGGCGATCGCCGGGGAAATTTGGAAAGGCTTGGGCCGCCACAACCAAGCGATCGCCTTCAACTAAGTTCTGGTAAAGCCGCGATCGCCGCCCTCTGCTGAGAACTTCCGCCAGTAATTGCATCGCCAGTTGATCCGGATCTCGAGCCGCTGGCATCGGATAGGCGACGACTGCCCAGGGCTGGCTGCGAGCCGTTAACGTCATCGTGCCTGCTTGAGGTTTAGCGATCGCTTTGGGGCGTGCCGGGGTGGGTCGCGATGGTTCGGCTGCAAAGTACTGGTTGGCCCAACGACGAACTTGGGTCGGATCCACATCCCCAACAATCGCGATCGTCAGGTTATTGGGACCGTAATACTGCTCAAAAAACCGCTGGACTGTGGCGCGATCGAGGGCTTCAATATCTGCCCGTTCACCGATCACAGGACGTCCGTAGGGCTGATTGGGAAAGGCTTTGGCTTTGAGGGCTTCCAGCAGCTGACTGACGGGGTCATTGTCTAAGCGCTGCCGCCGTTCTTCGAGAATGACAGCCTTTTCTTCAAAAAACTCACGGAACACCGGCTGCCGAAAACGCTCCGCTTCCAGCGCCATCCAGAGTTCAAGTTGCTGGGCTGGCAAGCTACAGAAATAGGTGGTGGCATCTGCACTGGTGGTGGCATTCAAACCCACCGCTCCGGCATTCTCGAGGCGCTGCCCAAATTCATTCTGCTGAACGTAGCGGGCAGCCTGGGCCTGCACCGCCTGAAAGCGCTGGGTCAAAGCTGTGATCTCTGCCCCCTGAGCTTGTTGTAGTTGCCGGTTAAGTTGGTCGAGTTCAGCCAGTAAGGGCGCTTCCTCAGCATAGTTGCGAGTGCCGATGGTCGTGGTGCCCTTAAAAGCTAGATGCTCGAGAAAGTGAGCAATCCCCGTCTGCCCAGGCTGTTCATCTGCACCGCCCACGGCGGCATAGGT
The sequence above is a segment of the Synechococcus elongatus PCC 11801 genome. Coding sequences within it:
- a CDS encoding homoserine O-succinyltransferase; translated protein: MPIIIPQDLPARRILDAEHVFTLGDADARRQDIRALQVVVLNLMPTKVTTETQIARVLANTPLQVELTLIHTASYQPTHTDPEHLRNFYRTFDQIRDRSFDGLIVTGAPVETLPWQAVDYWSELTTILDWSREAVRSSLFICWGAQAALQHFHGIEKRTLPAKRFGVFWHHLRDRSSPLVRGHDDDFLVPVSRHTEVITEEVVAQPQLQVLAESDEAGLHLLWDAAQHRTYLFNHPEYDADTLDREYRRDRDKGLPINLPLNYYPNDDPNQTPRVRWRSHAQLLYTNWLNYEVYQPLSC
- a CDS encoding M16 family metallopeptidase; the protein is MIRRWLLLGIALLLCWLQSPAHAIAATNLQQPNIDRCRLDNGLRVYLLEDRSLPLVSGRLLVDAGSRLDSADRWGTADFTAAMLRQGSSRAYPIDRLDQELEERAASLESSPGVTVASLSFRSFSPDLAFVLDRLFELLTDPAFPSDRLQQLRDRSLAVLARQNDRPDAIASRELPKLIYGPSDALARSLTAADLQRVRREDLVAFHQRYYRPDRFWLGIVGDFQAAPLCQTLQATWGQWQPSQTSTIADLPTEPLTPPATAIYLIDQPQLSQSTVQMASLGGRLDDPDYAALTVLNELLNGFSGRLSNQIRSRLGLAYSVYGSGQPNFERPGLFVAGGQTAESTTAALIQALRAELATVRSQPISEAELQQIRDRLLNSFVFNFQSPDQTLGRLLRTEFFQYPEDFLWRYRDALLKVTPADVQAVAQRWIQLDQMPILVIGDRAALLPQLQTLNLPVQDWPLDQQPTSVTP
- a CDS encoding O-acetylhomoserine aminocarboxypropyltransferase/cysteine synthase family protein is translated as MSQHLETLALHAGQKPDPTTGSRAVPIYQTTSYVFQDAEHAANLFALRAFGNIYTRLMNPTTDVLEQRLAALHGGTGAVATSSGQAAIFYAIAAITSAGQNIISTTNLYGGTINLFRHTLKRFGIEVRFVDSSDASNVAAAIDENTRLVYTESIGNPKGNVDDFEAIAAIAHEAGIPFIVDNTVTPPPLFNPLEHGADIVVLSLTKLAGGHGTSLGGLVLEKGDFPWNNGKFPEIAGPDPSYHGVNFWDAFGNHPGAVAPGLAYVLKIRTGLLRDTGATLSPFNAQQVLLGVETLPLRAERHVRNAQAVAEWLEQHPLVTWVNYPGLPSHPDYDRAQRYLPNGAGAILGFGVQGGLEAGKRFISAVKLASNLANVLDAKTLVIHPASTTHQQLSPEEQAAAGVSPDFVRLSVGLEHLDDILADLDQALQASQVA
- a CDS encoding M16 family metallopeptidase; this encodes MFRLSPQRSRRRGLLWLLIVLCVVVSQSTAIAAPLDLSPYWQAAQTQVEDFQLRNGLHFIVMRRPQAPVVSVLTYAAVGGADEQPGQTGIAHFLEHLAFKGTTTIGTRNYAEEAPLLAELDQLNRQLQQAQGAEITALTQRFQAVQAQAARYVQQNEFGQRLENAGAVGLNATTSADATTYFCSLPAQQLELWMALEAERFRQPVFREFFEEKAVILEERRQRLDNDPVSQLLEALKAKAFPNQPYGRPVIGERADIEALDRATVQRFFEQYYGPNNLTIAIVGDVDPTQVRRWANQYFAAEPSRPTPARPKAIAKPQAGTMTLTARSQPWAVVAYPMPAARDPDQLAMQLLAEVLSRGRRSRLYQNLVEGDRLVVAAQAFPNFPGDRLPSLFVISASPRPGVEPQTVVQAITAMVEQLRQQPLTQAELDRVRNQLRMDLLEGLESNAGMAQQLAEYQAEAGDWRQLFRDLEALEQLTPEDLQRAARRLFQRDRQLVGQLLGAAS